From a single Anomaloglossus baeobatrachus isolate aAnoBae1 chromosome 4, aAnoBae1.hap1, whole genome shotgun sequence genomic region:
- the SQSTM1 gene encoding sequestosome-1: MPVTVKAYLLGKDESHREIRRFTIPLGKGKSAGQTPGCELLTSKVTEVFQGLRGGSFQMFYRDEEGDLVAFSTDEELNMGLEMINDGVFRLYIKEKRECKREHRAQCGPETPQNLVHPNVTCDGCDGPVVGNRYKCLTCPDYDLCSTCEGKGIHKEHNMIMFPTPIPFPHGRWMRKMRHHGMPPFPWMHGWGFPGRGHPCHNAQQPQGCAAATNPTTAPEGDSGNPSQPCSDPNVAFLQNVGESVAAMLSPLGIDVDIDVEHGGKRSKVSTSQPDSEDKESQPSSTSSPQNSQSGNSRSEEGAAPMDTDTIAKQMADVHLNGNIQPSNEQGEHSGSASGGDDDWTHVSPKEVDPSTGELQSLLDTDIPSALDPLRATLAPTGLREAALYPHLPAEADPRLIETLSQMLSMGFTDEGGWLTRLLEAKQYDIGSALDTMQSVRHFPPQ, encoded by the exons ATGCCAGTCACAGTGAAGGCGTACCTGCTGGGCAAAGATGAGAGCCACAGGGAGATCCGGCGCTTCACCATCCCGCTGGGCAAGGGCAAGTCTGCGGGCCAGACCCCCGGCTGCGAGCTGCTCACCAGCAAGGTGACCGAGGTCTTCCAGGGCCTGAGAGGGGGCTCCTTCCAGATGTTCTACAGAG aTGAAGAGGGAGATCTTGTTGCTTTCTCCACTGATGAAGAACTGAACATGGGCCTGGAAATGATCAATGATGGCGTTTTCCGACTGTACATTAAAG AAAAGAGAGAATGCAAGCGAGAACACCGCGCTCAGTGTGGACCAGAGACCCCCCAGAACCTGGTGCACCCCAACGTGACCTGTGACGGGTGCGATGGTCCTGTTGTGGGGAACAGGTACAAATGCCTGACATGCCCTGACTACGACCTGTGCAGCACCTGCGAGGGCAAAGGAATCCACAAGGAGCACAACATGATCATGTTTCCGACTCCCATT CCCTTTCCTCATGGCCGCTGGATGCGCAAGATGCGCCACCATGGGATGCCACCATTTCCATGGATGCACGGCTGGGGCTTCCCTGGCAGAGGACATCCCTGTCATAACGCTCAGCAGCCACAAGGATGCGCTGCCGCAACTAATCCCACCACTGCCCCTGAAG GtgattctggcaatccctcacagccGTGCAGCGATCCGAATGTCGCCTTTTTGCAAAATGTTGGAGAGAGTGTGGCTGCCATGCTGAGCCCCCTGG GGATTGATGTGGACATTGATGTGGAACATGGAGGAAAGCGCAGTAAGGTTTCAACTTCACAACCTGATTCTGAAGATAAAGAGTCTCAACCAAGCAGCACATCCTCTCCCCAAAATTCCCAGAGTGGCAACAGCAGATCTGAAGAGGGCGCTGCTCCCATGGACACAGATACCATTGCTAAACAGATGGCAGACGTACATTTGAATGGAAACATACAGCCGAGCAAT GAACAAGGTGAACACAGCGGCAGCGCTTCAGGGGGTGATGATGACTGGACCCACGTGTCCCCGAAAGAAGTAGATCCATCCACCGGTGAGCTGCAGTCTCTTCTGGATACAGACATCCCGAGTGCCTTAGATCCACTAAGGGCAACACTTGCACCCACAGGTCTACGAGAAGCTGCGCTCTACCCACATCTCCCAGCAG AAGCAGACCCTCGTCTGATTGAGACCCTGTCACAGATGTTGTCCATGGGATTTACAGATGAAGGCGGGTGGCTCACGCGTCTTCTGGAAGCCAAGCAGTACGACATAGGGTCGGCCCTGGACACCATGCAGTCTGTGCGGCACTTTCCTCCCCAATAG